The Phaeacidiphilus oryzae TH49 region CTGTGCGGCTTGAGGGTGAGCTTCATGCCGCCGAAGGCGCTGGCCTGGGCGGTGACCACGTTGGGGTTGTCGTAGTGGCCCGGGGTGCCGGCCAGGGTGTCGAGGGCCTCGCCGCCGGAGCCGACGATGAACTCCGGGATGCCGTGGGCCGGGTCGTACTGGCCGGCCGGGTTCATCGGGCGCAGCCGCGCGTAGGCGTGCTCGTGGCCGTTGAGGACGAGCGTGGCGTGGTGCTGGTAGAGGAGCTTCCACCAGGCGTCGGTGGCTCCGCCCTCGACGCCGCCCGCACCGGGGGCGGAGGCCGGCACGGTGGCCGTCGAGGCGGTGGTGGCGCTGAAGGCCGGCTGGTGCCAGTAGGCGATGGTGCAGGGGTGCCGGTTGGCGGCCAGGTCCTGGGAGAGCCACTGGGTCTCGCGGGCGAGGAGGCCGCCGTCCGTGGTGGAGCAGTCGTGCTTGAAGGCGTCCGAGTCGCACTCGGCGTTGAGCGAGACGATGTGCCAGTTGCCGAGGTTGTAGGAGTACCAGCCCTGGTCGTCGGCGGTGTCGTCGCCGGCCTGGCCCTGGGCGTTCGGCGTGCCGGCCTGGTCGTGGCCATTGAAGTAGCCGAAGTAGCCGGCGCCGTTCTGGCCGGCCTCGTTGTCGCCCTTCTTCGTGTACGGGTAGTACTCGTGGTTGCCCGGCGCCGGGCGCTCGAGCATCTTCAGGCCGCCCCAGGCCTGTTCGAAGGACTGCTCGAAGTCGGTGAGCTTGCCGACCTGGTACTGCTCGTCGCCCAGCAGCGCCACGGCGTCCGGGTGCATGGCCTGGGCCTGCTTCGCGGTGGCGAACTCGGCGCTCATGCCGCCCAGGGTGGCGCTTCCGCACTTGAGCGAGGCCGGGTTGGCGGCGTTCTCGGCGTCGTCGGGCTCGCATGCGATGTCGCCGACGGCCGCCAAGGTGTACGAGGCCGCGGCCGTGGCCGAGGCCGCGCTGTGCTGGGCGTACGGCCAGTCGTCGTCGCCGTGGTTCGCGGCGGCGACGGCGGTTCCGGTGGCCGCGAGCAGGGCCAGCCCGAGAGCGGCGGAGGAGAGCTTGGTGGCACGTCTCATGTGAGGAGTCCTTAGACGGGGACTTGGCCAACGGAGACTAATTAGTCGCCCTAAACAGTTGCAGCAAACTCGTCCTGTCGGTTCGGTGAACTCTGGGCGCGGTCCTACCCGAGCGCTGCGCTTCTCGCCGCGTCCGGACGGGTTAGCCCCGGCGTGGAAGACCGCGCCTCGCGCGGTGGCCTGCATGAGGATGAGGCGGTGAGCGATTCGTTTCCGCGTGTCCGCGTACGTGGGGGAGAGGGCGAGGAGCAGGGGCAGGGGCAAGGGCAGGGGCGGAGACGGGGCGAGGGCTGCGGCCGTCGCCGGCGGCGGGTCGCCGTGTGGCTGGGAGGGCTCGGGCTGGCGCCGGCGGCCCTCCTCGTCCCCGCTCCCGCGACCGCTACCGCTACCGCTACCGTTCCCGTCTCCGCGACCGCGCCGGTCTCCGCGACCGCGCCGGTCTCCGCCCCCGCCTCCGCCCCTGCCTCCGCCGGGGAGACCGAGGCAGGCGCCTTCTCGCTGCCCGGGCTCGATCTTCACGACGGGATGGTGGCGAAGTTCGGGTCCACCTACTACGCGTACGGCACCGAGTACGGCTGCGGCTACCAGTGGTCGGTGTCCAGCCCCTGGTGCGGATTCGGGGTCTCCACCGCTCCTTCGACGACGGGCCCCTGGTCCCCGGTGCGCACGATCGTGCAGCCCGGACAGAACGATCCGGCGGACAAGCAGTCTCTCGACCAGGTGTGCGGAGAGAACGGCGGTCACGGCTGCTTCAACCCGCGGATGGTCCAGCGCGCCGACGGCGCCTTCATCCTCTGGTTCAACGCCGTCGCCGACCGGGTCTCGGCCACCACCAACGCCTATGTGGTGATGGGCTGCAACGGGCCGGCGGGCGGCTGCGGCGCCGAGGCCGGGCCGCCGTACGGCAGCACCCACAAGCCGGTCCTCCACCAGTGCAACGGCAACAACGGCGACTTCGCGCTCGCCGCCGCCGCCGACGACGCCGACGGCGACGGCGGCACGCTGATCTGCGATCTCGGCGGGGTGCTCTCCGAGGAGCAGCTGGACCCGTCGTGGCTCGACGGCGACGGCAACGGCTCGACCGGACTGGGCGGGCTCACCTCGGTGGAGGCGCCGGGCGTATATCAGGACGCGAACAGCGGCAAGTGGATCCTCACCTACTCCGACCCGAACTGCGGCTACTGCTCAGGAACTCCCACCGGCTACGCCACCGCGGACTCGCCGACCGGGCCGTGGAGCTGGCCGCGCCCGGCCGGCTTCTCGGCGCCGGTCAACGGCCGCCGGGACATCTCCGCGACCTCCTGCGGAGGGCAGCCCCGAACGGTCAGCATCCTGGACGGCCAGGCGTACGAGGGCATCGATCTGTGGACCGGCAGCCGCAACCAGGCGGCCGCCGGGGTGCGGTACGAACCCCTGAACTTCCTCAACCCCAGCGGGGCGCCCGGGAAGGCCTGGCAGCCGTTCACGCCGTTCAGCTGCACGACGCCGTCGGCATCGTCGCCGTCCTCGCCCTCGTCGCCCTCCTCGCCCTCGTCGCCCTCCTCGCCGTCCTCGCCGTCGTCGGCGCCCGCCCGCTGGCCGCTGTCCTGGACCCCGGGTGGAGCGGCCGACCGGGCCGAGGCGGCGGAGCGCGGCCGCGGACGGCGCGCGGCGGAGCCCGCTCTCAGCGCACCACGGTGATGGTCGGCATCGGCAGGTCCCAGTCGCCCACCGCGGTGATCAGGGCCTGGCGGGCCGACTGGCGGATCCGGTCCCAGGCCTCGTCGCCGGCCAGGGCCGCCGTGGTCCAGCGGTCGGCGTCGTCGCCGGCGGTCAGCTCGTCGAGGGTCCGGTCGATGTCGCGGAGGCGCGGCAGGACCTCGGCGTGGAGGTAGCCGCCGGCCACCAGGGCGTCGGCCAGTCGGTAGGCGCGGCCGAAGTGCTGGGCGAGGTCGTCGGTGGTCACGCCGTGGTCGCCGAGCCAGCCGGTCTGCACCGGGGCGTCGGCGGCGAGAACGGTGAGCGATTCGATCAGCAGACGCTGGCGGAAGGAGGGTCCGGGACGCTTCACGCCCTCATCGTCGCCATGCCCGGCCCGCGACGCCAGCGCGGTGGCCGCATGGCAGACTCTCCACGGGTCTGATGATCGGCCCGGAGCCACCGGAGGATGAGCACAGTGAAGATCACGGTCGACGACCTCACCGGGCCCGAGATCGCCGAGTTCCTCACGGAGCACCTGCGGCAGATGCAGGCCATGTCGCCGCCTGGGAGCAATCACGCGCTGGATCTGGACGGGCTGCGGGCGCCCGGAGTCGTCTTCTGGTCGGTTCGGGAGGGCGACGACGCCGAGGGCGCCGATGGTCGTGGCCGCGAAGGCGGGGAGGCCGGCGAGGCCGGCGAGGCCGGCGCCCGTGTGGTGGCGTGCGGCGCCCTCAAGCGGCTGGACGCCGAGCACGGCGAGCTGAAGTCGATGCGCACCTCGACCGCCCGCAGGCGCAGCGGGATCGCGTCCCAGCTGCTCGGCCACATCATCGGCGAGGCCGAGCGGATGGGCCTCACCCGTCTGAGCCTGGAGACCGGCTCAGACGAGTTCTTCCGCCCGGCCCGCAGGCTGTACGAGAAGTTCGGCTTCACGTACTGCGAGCCCTTCGCGGACTATCGGCCCGATCCGTACAGCGCGTTCATGACCAGGGTCCTCTGACCAGTGATCAGCTCTCGCGCCACCAGTCGTCGCCGGGGGTGACCGGCACGGCCCGCTTGTGCCGGGTGGCCCGGTAGACCGACTCGACCTTCGCCGCCAGCTCGGGGGTGACGTCCACACCCTCCAGGTAGTCGTCGATCTCGGCGTACTTCAGGCCGAGGGCGACCTCGTCCGGCAGCGCCGGCCGGTCGTCCTCCAGGTCGGCGGTCGGCACCTTCTGCCAGACGCTCGGCGGCGCCCCCAACTCCTGCAGCAGCGCTGCTCCCTGACGCTTGGTCAGCCCGGCCAGCGGGGTGATGTCCACGCCCCCGTCGCCGTACTTGGTGAAGAAGCCGGTCACCGCCTCCGCGGCATGGTCGGTGCCCACCACCAGCAGGTTCAGCTGCCCGGCGATCGAGTACTGGATCACCATCCGCTCACGGGCCTTGATGTTGCCCCGTACGAAGTCGCGCAGGACCGGCTCGTCGCCGAGGAGATCGCTCAGGCCGTGCGCGGCCTCGGCGGCGACGGCGTCCGCGCTCGGCTTCACGTTCACCGCGATCGAGCGGTCCGGCCGGATGAACTCCAGGGCGATCTGCGCGTCGGCCTCGTCGGCCTGCACCCCGTAGGGCAGCCGCACCGCGACGAACACGACCTCGTGCCCCTCCGCCCGCAGCTCCTCGCTGGCGAGCTGGCACAGCCGGCCGGCCAGCGTGCTGTCCTGGCCGCCGCTGATGCCGAGGACGTATCCCCGGGTCGGGGTGGACCGCAGATAGTCCTTGAGGAAGTCGACCCGCTGCCGGATCTCGTCCTTGGGCCGGATGCTCGGCTTCACGCCGAGCTCGTCGAGGATCTCCTGTCGCAAGTTCACCATCCGGGTACTGTACTGGGCGTTTCGGACCCGGGAGGCCCATGAAACGGCGGCCGGGGGTTGGGGCTGCGTTCATCTGGCGCGCCTAGCGTGGCGCGGGCTCAGCGCCCGTCCACCGCCAGTCGCCAGAACGGAGGCCCGGGACCGTGGCAGCCGCCGCATCCGCAGCCGCATCCGCAGCCGGACCCGCAGCCGCATCCGTCGCCCCAACCGCCGCCGCGCCCGCGGCCCCCGCCGAGGCCGGCCCGGCAGCGGCCGGCCCGGCAGCAGGGTTCCGGCCGCCCGCGCTGCCCTCGCTCACCGGGATGCGGTGGGGCGCGGCGCTACTGGTCTTCGGGCTCCACACCCACAACCTCCTGCTGGTGCACGGGACTTCGGGCGCCGCGGCGACCTGGGCCTTCACCTCGGGAGCGACCGGGGTCTCGTTCTTCTTCATCCTCTCGGGCTTCGTGCTGGCCTGGACCGCGCGGCCGGGCGCCACCCGGCTGCCGGACGTCCGGCGCTTCTGGCGCCGGCGGATCGCCCGGATCTACCCCGTCCACCTGGTCACCGCGCTCCTCGCGCTGCTGCTCGCGCTCTGGCTGACCCCGGACGGGCTGCCGAGCGCCAAGCAGATCGCCGCCAACCTCCTCCTCGTCCACACCTGGAAGGGCGACTGGTGGCAGACCCTCGACTCGGTCAGCTGGTCGCTGGCCTGCGAGGCCTTCTTCTATGCCGTCTTCCCGCTGCTCCAGCGGCTGGTGCTGGACCCGCTGGCGCGGCGGCCGCGGCGCACCACCGCGCTCGCGGCCTGCTGCGCCGCACTGGTGGCGGTGCTGCCCTGGGTGGACGCCCACTTCGCGCTGAACTGGCAGATGAACAGTCAGCCGCTGCTACGGCTGCCGGAGTTCGTGCTGGGCGCGCTGCTCGCCCTCCTGGTCCGCGGCGGGCACTGGCGCGGACCGGCGCCGGACGCCGCGCTCGCCGTGGCACTCCTGGGCTACTTCGGCGCGGCCCAGCTGGCCGCCGGGTCGCCGTACGCGTACAGCGCCTGTACCGTGCTCGGCTTCGCGCTGCTGATCGCCGCCGGGGCGACCGCCGACCTGCGCGGGGAGCGCTGCTTCTGGCGGCGGCGGGCGCTGGTCCGACTGGGTGAACTCTCCTTCGCCTTCTACATGGTGCATCTGCTGGTGCTGCGGGCGGCCCTGCGGCTGCCGGACGCGGTCACCCACCACACCGCCTTCGCGGCGGCCGTGCTGGTGACGGCGCTGGGCTGCGCCTGGCTGGTCGAGCGGGGAGTGGAGCTCCCCGCCCGGCGGCTGATCCTCGCCCCGCCCCTGTGGGTGACGCGGTGGGCTCAGTGGAGGCAGAGGCAGAAGGGGTGGCCGGCGGGGTCCGCGTAGACCCGCCAGTTCGCCTCCGGGCGGAGCTGGTCGGTGCGCTCCAGTACGGTCGCGCCCAGCTCCAGCACCCGTTTCTCGTCGGCCTCGATGTCGTCCACGTCGAAGTCCAGATGCACCTGCTGCGGGTGCTGCTGGCCGGGCCACTCCGGCGGCCGGTAGCCGTCCACCCGCTGGAAGGCCAGCGGTGTGCCCTCGAAGCCGTGCACCTCCACCCAGCCGGGATCCTCCGGATCGGACTTGATCTGCCCGCCGAGCAGTTCCGCGTAGAACCCGGCGAGTCGCATCGGGTCCGGGCAGTCCAGTGCGACCGCCTGAAGCTTCCGAATCATCTGCGGATCTCCTCCCTCTTCGGTCCCTCCGGCCCTCGCGAGCCTTCTCGGACCGCCCCTTCCCCTGCTCCGCGTAATCTATAGGGGGGGTCTGACAGAACCGCGGATTCCCGCGCATGACCGCAGAGCCCGTTCGAGGGACCCGACCGAAGGACTGAGCGACCCTGGCACGCCGTACGCCCGACGGACCGCCGCCCGCGCCGGCGGTGCAGCGCATCCGCCTCCGCTACACCAAACGCGGACGCCTCCGCTTCACCAGCCACCGCGACTTCCAGCGGGCCTTCGAGCGGGCCTTGCGCCGCTCCGCGGTGCCGATGGCGTACTCCGCCGGTTTCACCCCGCATCCCAAGATCAGCTTCGCCAACGCGGCCCCGACCGGGACCGCCAGCGAGGCCGAGTACCTGGAGATCGCCCTCACCGAGCGGCGCGATCCGGCGGAGCTGCGGGCCCGGCTGGACGAGTCGCTGCCGGACGGGCTGGACGTCACGGACGCTGTCGAGGCCCTGACCTCGGACTTCGTCGAGCGGCTGGAGGCGTCGGTGTGGCGGCTGGCGCTCCCGGGGGTGGCGGAGGACGAGGCCCGGGCGGCCGTCGACCGGTTCCTCGCGGAGGAGTCGGTCACCGTTCAGCGCAGGACCAAGAACGGCATCCGGGACTTCGACGCGCGCGGAGCGGTACTCGCCCTCGAGGTGCTGAAGCCGGGGGCCGAAGCCGGTTCGCAGGCCGGTGTGACGGGTGATACCGCTGGTGAAGGTGTGGAGATCACACCACGTGCCGATACCCGTGCGGGCCGTGGCTGTGCGATACTGCGGCTGGTTGTTCGGCATGCGACGCCTGCCGTACGACCCGACGACGTCCTGTCCGGCCTCCGTGCCGCGGCCGACCTCGCGCCGCCGGTCCCCGCAGAGGTGACCAGGCTGGCGCAGGGGCCGCTCGGCGAGGAGACCGGCACGGTGACCGACCCGTTCGCGCCGGACCGCGGCGCGGCGTAGGCCCCGCCCCCCGCGAAGGCCCTGCCGCAGCCCGCCGCCGCGCGTTGGCCGGCCCGCTGCCGATGGGAAGCACAGCGCGGCCAGGTCGTCGTCGGCCCTGAAGGGGCCTCCGGGAGCCACCCGGGGCCCCGGTCCGGGGCAACCGACCAGGACTGGCCCAGACCAGAAGACTTATCGGCGCACCCGCCAAGACGGTGGTGGCGCCGAGCGACACGACAAGCCCCCGTGCGGCGCCCGCGCCAGGACGGCCCGGAAGAGGTTTTCGGGCCTCCGGCGGAGGCGCCCGGGGGCGTGACGGGAGAACCGCCCGCATGCTCGACATCAACGAGCCCAACGAGGCGGCGCAGCAGGACGGCGCCACCGCGAACCAGAGTCCTGAACCCTCGGCCGCGCCCGTGCGCCGCCGGCGCCGCGCGGCCACCCGCCCGGCCGGCTCCCCAGGAGCCACCTCCGAGACCAACGACGCCCAGGCCCCGGCCCCGGCCGGCGAGATCGTACTCCCGGCCGAGGCCCAGGCCGACGAGGCCGACGAGGCCCAGCCGTCGCAGCAGGCCCAGTCGGCCGAGCAGGCCCAGCAGGCCCAGGAGAGCGCGCCGGAGCGCCCGGCGCGGCGCCGCCGCGCGGCCAGCCGCCCGGCGGGCTCCCCGCAGGCCACGGCCGCCGAGACGGCCGCCGACGCCGCAGACTCCGCCGCCCCGGCCGAGCCGGAGGCCGCCGCCCCGGCCGAGCCCGCTGCGGAGGAGGCCCCCGCGCCGCGCCGTCGGCGCCGCGCCGCCGGCCGTCCGGCGGGCTCCCCGCAGAGCGCCGCGACCGAGCCCGAGGCCGAGCCGGCCGCGGAGCCGGCGCCGGTCGCCGAGCCCGAGCCCCAGCCCGAGCCCGAGGCGGTCGCCGAGGCGGAGGCCGCTCCGGCGCGCCGTCGCCGTCGCCGTGCCACCTCCCCGGCCGCTGCCGAAGCGGCGCCCGAGCCGGTGGCCGAGGCCGCTGCCGAGCCGGAGGCGGTCGCCGAGGCGGCCGAGCCGTCCGAGGCCCCCGAGGCGGAGGCCGCTCCGGTGCGCCGCCGCCGTCGCCGTGCCACCTCCGCTCCGGCGGAGGTCGCGGCCGAGGCACCGAGTGCCGCGACCGAGGCTGAGGCCGAGCCGGCCGCGGAGCCGGCGCCGGTCGCCGAGACGGAGGAGGCCGCTCCCACCCGCCGTCGCCGTCGCCGTGCCACCTCCCCGGCCGGCGCTTCGGCCGTCGAGCCGGAGGCCGCCGTCGAGCCCGAGGCCGAGGTCGCGGCCGAGCCCGCCGAGGCGGAGGCCGCTCCGGCGCGCCGCCGTCGCCGTGCGACCTCGGCCGCCGCCGCGCCTGTCGCGGAGACGCCGGCTGAGCCGGAGCCCGCGGCCGAGACCGCTGCCCAGCCCGAGCCGGAGGCGGTCGCCGAGGCGGAGGAGCCCGCTCCCACCCGCCGTCGCCGTCGCCGCGCGACCTCCCCGGCTGCCGAGCCGGAGCAGCCCGCGGCCGAGCAGGCCGAGCAGGCCGGGCCCGCGACCGACGAGCCGGTCAGCGCGCCCGCGGCCGCCGCCGAGCCGGAGGCCGAGCCCGAGGCCGCCCCCGCGCGGCGTCGCCGCCGCCGGGCGGAGTCGCCGTCCGGTTCGCCGTTCGCCGTCTCCGCCCCCGCCGGCGAGGAGGAGCCGGCCGCGTCCGGCGCCCAGGCCGAGCAGGCCGCCCAGGCAGAGCAGACGGAGCAGGCCGAGCAGGCCGAGCAGTCGGAGGGGGACGGCACCGGCCGTCGCCGTCGCCGTGCCTCGCGGCCGGCCACCGCGCTCTTCCAGGCGCCGGTCTTCCAGGAGCCGGCCGCCGAGATCGTGATCCCGTCGCGCGGCGCCGAGGCGACCGCCGACGCGGCTGCGGGGGAGTCCGCGACCGCCGGCTCCGCCGCCGAGCAGACCGAGCCGGGCCAGGCCCGCCGCCGTCGCCGCCGGGCGACCTCCGCCGGGGCCGGCGAGCAGCCGCAGACCGCGGAGTCCGCTGCCGCTGCGGCCGCCGCTGCCGCCGCGGCCCCGACGGAGGCCGCGGAGGAGCAGCAGCCGGCCGCCGACGCCGACGACTACGCGGACGAGGAGAACCGTCCGTCCCGCCGTCGCCGTCGTGGCGGCCGCCGCCGTCGCCGCGGTGAGCAGTCGGACGGTACGGGCGAGGGCGCCGACTCCTCGACCGAGGCCGAGACCGAGGGGTCCGGCCGGCCCGACGAGGACCAGGACGCCGAGCTCGACGCCGAGGCCGCGGACGCCGAGGGCGAGCAGGACGACGACGCCGGCCACGGCGAGACGTCCAGCTCCTCCCGCCGCCGCCGTCGCCGTCGCCGCCGCAGCGGGGACGGCGAGGGGGGCGAGGACGGCTCCTCGGACGACCCGGAGCGCACCGTCGTCAAGATCCGCGAACCGCGCAAGCGCAGCCACGAGGCGCCGTTCGACCCGGACGAGGTGCAGTCCATCAAGGGCTCGACCCGTCTGGAGGCGAAGAAGCAGCGCCGCCGGGAGGGCCGCGAGCAGGGCCGCCGCCGGGTGCCGATCATCACCGAGGCCGAGTTCCTGGCCCGCCGCGAGGCGGTGGAGCGGGTCATGGTGGTCCGCCAGTACGGCGAGCGGACGCAGATCGGCGTGCTGGAGGACAACGTCCTCGTCGAGCACTACGTCAACAAGGAGCAGTCCACCTCCTACGTCGGCAACGTCTACCTGGGCAAGGTGCAGAACGTCCTGCCGTCGATGGAGGCCGCCTTCGTCGACATCGGCAAGGGCCGGAACGCCGTCCTCTACGCCGGCGAGGTCAACTTCGACGCGCTGGGCAACAAGGGCGGCCCGCGCCGGATCGAGTCCGTCCTCAAGTCC contains the following coding sequences:
- a CDS encoding metallophosphoesterase family protein, producing MRRATKLSSAALGLALLAATGTAVAAANHGDDDWPYAQHSAASATAAASYTLAAVGDIACEPDDAENAANPASLKCGSATLGGMSAEFATAKQAQAMHPDAVALLGDEQYQVGKLTDFEQSFEQAWGGLKMLERPAPGNHEYYPYTKKGDNEAGQNGAGYFGYFNGHDQAGTPNAQGQAGDDTADDQGWYSYNLGNWHIVSLNAECDSDAFKHDCSTTDGGLLARETQWLSQDLAANRHPCTIAYWHQPAFSATTASTATVPASAPGAGGVEGGATDAWWKLLYQHHATLVLNGHEHAYARLRPMNPAGQYDPAHGIPEFIVGSGGEALDTLAGTPGHYDNPNVVTAQASAFGGMKLTLKPHSYSWDYQPVQPGPGFDSTSLQYSDSGTGTCH
- a CDS encoding glycoside hydrolase family protein is translated as MWLGGLGLAPAALLVPAPATATATATVPVSATAPVSATAPVSAPASAPASAGETEAGAFSLPGLDLHDGMVAKFGSTYYAYGTEYGCGYQWSVSSPWCGFGVSTAPSTTGPWSPVRTIVQPGQNDPADKQSLDQVCGENGGHGCFNPRMVQRADGAFILWFNAVADRVSATTNAYVVMGCNGPAGGCGAEAGPPYGSTHKPVLHQCNGNNGDFALAAAADDADGDGGTLICDLGGVLSEEQLDPSWLDGDGNGSTGLGGLTSVEAPGVYQDANSGKWILTYSDPNCGYCSGTPTGYATADSPTGPWSWPRPAGFSAPVNGRRDISATSCGGQPRTVSILDGQAYEGIDLWTGSRNQAAAGVRYEPLNFLNPSGAPGKAWQPFTPFSCTTPSASSPSSPSSPSSPSSPSSPSSPSSAPARWPLSWTPGGAADRAEAAERGRGRRAAEPALSAPR
- a CDS encoding GNAT family N-acetyltransferase — its product is MKITVDDLTGPEIAEFLTEHLRQMQAMSPPGSNHALDLDGLRAPGVVFWSVREGDDAEGADGRGREGGEAGEAGEAGARVVACGALKRLDAEHGELKSMRTSTARRRSGIASQLLGHIIGEAERMGLTRLSLETGSDEFFRPARRLYEKFGFTYCEPFADYRPDPYSAFMTRVL
- the nadE gene encoding ammonia-dependent NAD(+) synthetase, with product MVNLRQEILDELGVKPSIRPKDEIRQRVDFLKDYLRSTPTRGYVLGISGGQDSTLAGRLCQLASEELRAEGHEVVFVAVRLPYGVQADEADAQIALEFIRPDRSIAVNVKPSADAVAAEAAHGLSDLLGDEPVLRDFVRGNIKARERMVIQYSIAGQLNLLVVGTDHAAEAVTGFFTKYGDGGVDITPLAGLTKRQGAALLQELGAPPSVWQKVPTADLEDDRPALPDEVALGLKYAEIDDYLEGVDVTPELAAKVESVYRATRHKRAVPVTPGDDWWRES
- a CDS encoding acyltransferase family protein encodes the protein MAAAASAAASAAGPAAASVAPTAAAPAAPAEAGPAAAGPAAGFRPPALPSLTGMRWGAALLVFGLHTHNLLLVHGTSGAAATWAFTSGATGVSFFFILSGFVLAWTARPGATRLPDVRRFWRRRIARIYPVHLVTALLALLLALWLTPDGLPSAKQIAANLLLVHTWKGDWWQTLDSVSWSLACEAFFYAVFPLLQRLVLDPLARRPRRTTALAACCAALVAVLPWVDAHFALNWQMNSQPLLRLPEFVLGALLALLVRGGHWRGPAPDAALAVALLGYFGAAQLAAGSPYAYSACTVLGFALLIAAGATADLRGERCFWRRRALVRLGELSFAFYMVHLLVLRAALRLPDAVTHHTAFAAAVLVTALGCAWLVERGVELPARRLILAPPLWVTRWAQWRQRQKGWPAGSA
- a CDS encoding VOC family protein encodes the protein MIRKLQAVALDCPDPMRLAGFYAELLGGQIKSDPEDPGWVEVHGFEGTPLAFQRVDGYRPPEWPGQQHPQQVHLDFDVDDIEADEKRVLELGATVLERTDQLRPEANWRVYADPAGHPFCLCLH
- a CDS encoding TIGR03936 family radical SAM-associated protein — translated: MQRIRLRYTKRGRLRFTSHRDFQRAFERALRRSAVPMAYSAGFTPHPKISFANAAPTGTASEAEYLEIALTERRDPAELRARLDESLPDGLDVTDAVEALTSDFVERLEASVWRLALPGVAEDEARAAVDRFLAEESVTVQRRTKNGIRDFDARGAVLALEVLKPGAEAGSQAGVTGDTAGEGVEITPRADTRAGRGCAILRLVVRHATPAVRPDDVLSGLRAAADLAPPVPAEVTRLAQGPLGEETGTVTDPFAPDRGAA
- a CDS encoding Rne/Rng family ribonuclease, translating into MLDINEPNEAAQQDGATANQSPEPSAAPVRRRRRAATRPAGSPGATSETNDAQAPAPAGEIVLPAEAQADEADEAQPSQQAQSAEQAQQAQESAPERPARRRRAASRPAGSPQATAAETAADAADSAAPAEPEAAAPAEPAAEEAPAPRRRRRAAGRPAGSPQSAATEPEAEPAAEPAPVAEPEPQPEPEAVAEAEAAPARRRRRRATSPAAAEAAPEPVAEAAAEPEAVAEAAEPSEAPEAEAAPVRRRRRRATSAPAEVAAEAPSAATEAEAEPAAEPAPVAETEEAAPTRRRRRRATSPAGASAVEPEAAVEPEAEVAAEPAEAEAAPARRRRRATSAAAAPVAETPAEPEPAAETAAQPEPEAVAEAEEPAPTRRRRRRATSPAAEPEQPAAEQAEQAGPATDEPVSAPAAAAEPEAEPEAAPARRRRRRAESPSGSPFAVSAPAGEEEPAASGAQAEQAAQAEQTEQAEQAEQSEGDGTGRRRRRASRPATALFQAPVFQEPAAEIVIPSRGAEATADAAAGESATAGSAAEQTEPGQARRRRRRATSAGAGEQPQTAESAAAAAAAAAAAPTEAAEEQQPAADADDYADEENRPSRRRRRGGRRRRRGEQSDGTGEGADSSTEAETEGSGRPDEDQDAELDAEAADAEGEQDDDAGHGETSSSSRRRRRRRRRSGDGEGGEDGSSDDPERTVVKIREPRKRSHEAPFDPDEVQSIKGSTRLEAKKQRRREGREQGRRRVPIITEAEFLARREAVERVMVVRQYGERTQIGVLEDNVLVEHYVNKEQSTSYVGNVYLGKVQNVLPSMEAAFVDIGKGRNAVLYAGEVNFDALGNKGGPRRIESVLKSGQSVLVQVTKDPIGHKGARLTSQVSLPGRYLVYVPEGSMTGISRKLPDTERSRLKQILKKIVPDDAGVIVRTAAEGASEEELTRDVQRLQQQWEDIQKKAQSGGAPTLLYGEPDLTVRVIRDIFNEDFSKVIVSGETAWETIYDYVSNVAPDLTPRLEKWTSDVDVFATYRIDEQLMKALDRKVWLPSGGSLVIDRTEAMVVVDVNTGKFTGQGGNLEETVTRNNLEAAEEIVRQLRLRDLGGIVVIDFIDMVLESNRDLVLRRLLECLGRDRTKHQVAEVTSLGLVQMTRKRVGQGLLESFSETCVHCNGRGIHVHMDQPPAHSHSGNGGGNGSGSGSGKRRKRGKGGSGADAGQGQAASQSAVSGPAQVAAATVQPKAEEDGDAGIPTTPEDELTAEADALVQRLGSVGREPQPAAEASSEAEEAVAEAAAEVAGSTGTAGDVGDAAAAEAPAEPARPRGRRRASRKASAPAGSPSSASSEAGVVVIPSRTAAAEPESAVAAQAAPPATVTEPVGEPETAPAGSGEAAGAGEPAVEPTEAPAEAPAKKTAKRTAAKKTATRKTAAKKAPAKKAAAKKAAEPQSDGGVDGSAEGGADGQAEEKPAPARKTAARKSAAKKTAAKKATGATGRKSAARKTAASEAAEAAPGEA